ATCACATTGTGACTGTATACTTGGGTCACAAATTCCTCAACACCGTTAATGGATTTCTAAGAAATTACggtatcaaataattttacaagaaagttgaaaaaaaaaacgccattTATTCCTTACTAGTTTGTACACGtttattgtacaaaaaaagTGTATCTGTAAACATAGCTAATTAATTTAATAGTTACGTACCTCGGTCACAGTCATATACATTGTGGTCCTATGTTATTAAtcctaattattattattattattatattacatcaGCGTCAATCATATTAGCATGTTATTTTGTGAACACTGCAAAgttgatttttatattctaagataataacaatgatCGGCCCTGATCTAGAATTAACTTTGCagacgtttattttttttgtaatattcgAATTATTTTGTATTGTTTAGATCTATATACATGTTTGTAAGACATCATtgatttatatattattaaacaatATAACATCTCGTACAATGTGTGtatttgattaattttgttatattttcttgctTCGTTTTAAAAGACATGGATTCAATGCTCACAGATATCAACTTATCCATCAGAATCATATCGAGCTTACTTACTCTAATCTCATTTCAATATCACTCCTCCGTCATCTTGATATTTCCATAAATCAATGTATAAAAAAGTGTTGCTGTGTAGATTATCGTATAAAACGTAACGAATCAAGTAAAATAACgagtaaatataatttatctGCTCGCATTGAATCCATAATGTTGAGAGGACAATATAAATATCTTCACAATTAGATTATATACGTAAATGTAATATCGGTGGTCGAATTGTGACGCTATATTTCGCTGTAGTTGAAAAAGCAAGTGGGTTAAATTGGGTCCATGCATTGAACAAATGTTGTCAACGATAGTGAGTTACTTGTACCctatttataagaaaaacaCGCTCATTGTAATCTCTCTCTGTCTACGTCGGAACTAAGTAGTggcaaatttttataacagaTGCAGCGGATTGTTATTAAAATATGTCATATTGATAGTCTGCatagtcgaaaaaaaaaaacaaatgtacgatgaaatacaaaataaattaaagaCCAGAAAAGCCCGaagtaaaattgaagaaatttagTTTCGCGGAAGTAATACAGTAGACTAGAAATCTATAATACTCATTACCTGCTTCTGTATATTAGGTACTACATACGTATAGTTAATTTACGAACTAAAAATGCAATGAAAGTAATTCCATATGGATACACGATAGGCCATTCTATGTTTCGAAGAATGAGTGTACCtaaaagaaatgataaaaCCGAGATAGGTGTGAAGTGCAAAAGAAACaaagacgaaagaaaaaaaaaagaaaaacagcgTGAATTTATAACTATTAATTATGGCATATTTATAAACAGCAAGAAATGTTTAATATTACGAATACATATTATGTTATATTACGTTGTAACACGCTGGGCATAAATTAACGGGTGTAGAGGCTCGTTTGTAATTAGCTATGTTATATTGTATTAGAACAGACATAATCTTTTGCTGTACGTTGCTAGGGTGTCGCACGATGTGAAAGAAACGAGTTCTCGTGTCGTTGAAAGTTTGAAGCTTGAGGATTTCGCCTCATTGAGCTTTGAggattattatttctgttcaAAAGTTGATTCGCGCATTAGAACGCGTTATCAGTTATTATCTGTCTTTCAAATTTGCCTATATCTACGACTTTcaatatcatatatatatcgtacatatatatatatatatttacggtGAGATCCTGAAGCTtgatatacataaatttattcatatgAATTGAGTGTTCAAAAACAACGTGAATTCAGTGAAATCTGTGGATATTTATGTACAAcagttttaatttcaattttttaccactcgtgtatacttataataataatacgtatacctacaaCAGTATACAACACAGGTAATACCAAATCTGTATAAAATGTTACgatgtaattaaaatatataatatataaatatacagagTCAAATAAACGACGAATTAAATTGGTATACctatatgaataaaatttaagaaGTAATATATTggtattaattaataattgtataatGCTAAGAATTATTCGATTAAATTCAAgcatttattctagcacttgtAATCGCCGACGAGTTAGtagtgtgatttttttccctgcAATTTGAATTCTCGCTTGTCAATCtatatttaaagaaaatcatgTATCCTTACTCTTTAGACAGTTGACGAATATTTCCGACCCGATACGCTGAATCGTTGCaaattaatttacatatgCCTTATTCAGTTGTAGATTTTCTTCAAAACCGTTGGTGAAAACGAAGAgacggcaaaaaaaaaatgtcatcgaTTTTGTACATGTACTCGACATTATTACAATACATTTTCGCACTCGTTAATATGTGTGCAAATCAACCTAATACAGATTTTTCGCAGCATTCATTTCATAGCATTCCTGTATAATCAGTTACGTGAAACCTGCCagctaattattattataaatattataactGCGACAGTGTGCTGCCCCTATAAATACCTCTATATATGTACCTCTAGGAGCCTAGAACGTTGTTTTATCTAGGAAAACAACGTCTCCTTTGAATGTAgataaatattatttgtatgtataatcGGGAGCTATATGGCATGTTTCTGTACACACgattggaggaaaaaaagtaactAATTTGCGAATAATTGGTAAATTgtagaatattatttactataaAAATGagtatgtaatatacatacgcTTATGCATTATGTAGCTTAGTTGGAAATTATTTATAGTATTGTAGGAACCATCAATTAtagacacacacacaaatgCAGACATAAGTTGAGAGAAACACTGATTGattataatattgttataTGAACGTACAGCCAGTATCGTGTGCTATATTTCGTATCGTATATACGATATACAttcacgtatatgtatatataatataaacattATTATCACCTTAACCGTAAAGtgtaatcaataattaaataaacatGTACACTGCTGTTTAATGCTTGTCGTCGTTCATTCTTCTCAAGATTCGGTTATTACTCGTTATATTCGGTATGCTCCGAATCGAAATGATTGTagtgaagaaaaagagaaacataataatagaagaataaaaaaaaaaaaaaaaaaaaaaaatgctttcgCGGCTTGAACCATACTTATCTAACGTTATATTATTGACTAGTTTTACGTACGAAATAAAATCCATGTTCTTTGCTCTTCGTATCTTTTTTCGTACTTATTTCTTATTCCAGTAAAggattaaaatcaaaaattgtaGACAAAAAGTGATCCTGTAACAACGAAACGTCTGCATAGTTATAAGATTCAGTTCGCTGCAGGTATTACTTGTGTTGtttgttcttgttgttgttgttgcgaATAATTTAAAACTGATCGTGAAACATCGGAGGGAAGATAATATGATTCTTCAAACTCGCGATTTTATACTCTAGTATAGCACCGACGATCTGTTCTCGCATAtttgataatattataaattgtaTTTGGTATATATGTCACGTAACGCTACGACGTACacgctttttcttttttttttttcttcatcaaaaACGCCGAGTTTCTCACTCAGCAGCAAGCTCTCAATTAAATCCGATTATCGAGCCACCGAAAGGTTTTACTTTTATCTTTCAAATCTCGATATATCGCCCAAGAATCTCGGAGTAATTCTTATCGGTGAAAAGCCGAATTGTTCCGTCAATAATTGATATTCCGCAATTGAGCACCGGCGGCAGCCTCGACGTCCTCTCGGAGTATAATTTCCCTGCCATCCATGTCGAACCTCTCCTCGGGCTCGTTAACCAGGACGCTCTGTTCCCCGGTGTTGGCGGCGTCCTCGGGCGCCAGGAAGAAGTTGAGGCCCTTGCACTTCCGGCGGAAGTCGGGGTTCTCCGAGGCCTCGTCCGGGCCCCGGTGACAAGAGTCGCAGACCGTGTCGGCGCGGCTCGTGCAAGGATGAGCCTCGTAGAGTCCTGGACCGCATCTCGAGCATATCCAGCAGGGGTGGACGCTGTGGTGAGGGCTGTAAGTGCCCTTCGTGCATTTTCCACATTCCGTGTCTCGGCCCTTCGAGCATCGCGACGTCATCCCCCATCCTGGCTCGCAACGTCTGCACCGAGAATCGCCTCGGTGATGACgaatgtgcggccggcagtcCGATAACtgcaaaaaaagaattaatgggtcaattttcaaacttgtcacaCAGATACGATTAAAATATCGGCATTTTTTCCAGCGGAGCTTTTGTAGCTAAGCTTACTGTAAGGAACTTTCGGCGATcggataaatttatttatgaaagCCAGGTGCGTGGCGACGGTGCAACAGGTGGAACTCGGCGCGGCGAGTTTTGTAATTCGAAATACCTGAGGCCTACAGCGTACCTTACAATcggtgaaaatatatttgagaaaaattggtTAAACGATCGCCGGGAGGATCGAGTACCTGAAAATTATCCTCGGTTTCATTGACAAGCTAATCATTCTTTTCGACGAAGAAATTTTCGTCGCACACTGaggggaataaaaaaaaatgctcgaTCGCTGCGTATTCCGATTTGAAAGTTCTTTCCTCACCTTCGCCGCACAGACGTAAATGAGAAATTGTTATCGTCGTTTAAATAATCATATTATCATACGTAGTACCGACAGTTTGTAAACACGGGAATTATATTCGTTGAATACAAGCAGCATCTGTCGTCTCGGTATAACGTTCGTCGAGAGTTTAACGAAGCTGCATCGCTACAAAGGTATCGAGCCCCGAAGGCACGAGAGGGTTTGCAGCTGACGCTTTATCCAGACAGGGATAGAATAAGGCCGGGTGTTGCTCGGTGTATgtgaaaaaagataaaaaataaatgggaTACCCGTAACACAACATACCCGCATGGTATCCGATCCTCGATCTGATGATACTAGATAGAACCGTTGATCCGAAAAACGAATACGGACCAATTTTCACGCGTGCGTTCGAAGCCCCTCAACGCTGacgtggagaaaatttttttcacgcacaATTGCATAAGAAATCGACACGGACCTTGCGTAATACGCTACTGTTCGATTTCAACAATGCTGTACACAGATCAATTCGTGACACTACGCGTAACTAACGCGGAAATAAGTCATCGGGTCGCTACGTGCCTTCTTATTTATTACCATAATTTACCATAGTTTAAAAAAGTCAATTATATACACAGTAAAGTAGCAACGAGGAACGAAGCAGCTCGGACTTGATTTCAAACGAGCCCTTCTCCACTACCTTAAACCGTTGACTGTATAATTTGTGTAAATGTTGCAATTCCTTTCGGTATTGAAATCAACGCTATTCTGAAAGTCTCGTCTTCCATTTCCCACCCACTTTGAGAGCGCGTTTCGTACgatttaacaaaaattttgaacctACCCAAAGAATCGAATTCCAAGTTTCCGTTATTTCACATGGAATTCGTAATcgatcattattatcattactattattattattattattgttattgttattatatacgGCGCGTGTGTCGTCGAGAAGATCCAAGACTTCTCGTCGGTCAATTACGGTGCCAATTAAGCGACTTCTCAGGTTTAACGGGCAGCTGGTCAAAGCGGTTTTCAGTGGGCACGCGCCACCGATCTTAACGATTCG
This genomic stretch from Neodiprion pinetum isolate iyNeoPine1 chromosome 6, iyNeoPine1.2, whole genome shotgun sequence harbors:
- the LOC124221793 gene encoding tumor necrosis factor receptor superfamily member 4 isoform X2 is translated as MRLSDCRPHIRHHRGDSRCRRCEPGWGMTSRCSKGRDTECGKCTKGTYSPHHSVHPCWICSRCGPGLYEAHPCTSRADTVCDSCHRGPDEASENPDFRRKCKGLNFFLAPEDAANTGEQSVLVNEPEERFDMDGREIILREDVEAAAGAQLRNINY
- the LOC124221793 gene encoding tumor necrosis factor receptor superfamily member 4 isoform X1, with amino-acid sequence MFVENNRLAVAFALVVCLLAALLQLSDCRPHIRHHRGDSRCRRCEPGWGMTSRCSKGRDTECGKCTKGTYSPHHSVHPCWICSRCGPGLYEAHPCTSRADTVCDSCHRGPDEASENPDFRRKCKGLNFFLAPEDAANTGEQSVLVNEPEERFDMDGREIILREDVEAAAGAQLRNINY